CGAGGTGCACCAGGGCGTGTATGACAAGCTCGCCGTGCTCAAGGAGCTGATTGCACGGCATGGATTCTCGATGGATCAGGTGGCCTACATCGGTGACGACGTGAACGATCTCCAGGCTCTGGGTGCAGTCGGGTTTTCGGCCGCACCGGCCGACGGGATGCCGCCGGTGCTGAAGACGGTTCGATATGTGTGCAAGAAAAAGGGCGGAGAGGGCGCCGTGCGTGAAGTGGCCGATCTCATTCTGGCGGCTCGGCAGCCACGCTGAGCCATTTACAATCACGTTATGTCGAACATGAAGGGCGCTCCATGGATATGACGGAACACCTCTATCCGGTTATTCTGGCCGGCGGTAGCGGAACGCGGTTTTGGCCGTTAAGCCGTCATCTCTATCCGAAGCAATTGTTGCGGATCATCGGCGACGAGACGCTCATTCAACAGACGATGCGGCGCGTCCTTTCCTGCGCGAAACCCGAACAGGTCATCATCTCCACGAATCCCGGCCAAGCCGATTCGATTCGCGTGCAATTGGGGGAGTGGAAGTCTGCGTTGAAAGACAACTACGTCGTCGAGCCGGTCGGTCGCAATACGGCTCCCGCCATTGCGCTGGTGGCTGCCGAGCTTCTGCTGCGCGATCCGCATGCGATGATGCTGGTCTTGCCTGCGGATCATGTGGTGACGGGGGAGAAGGCCTTCAAGGCGGCGGTCGAGCTGGGCGTGCAACTGGCCGAACAGGGACATCTGGTGACGTTCGGGATCAAGCCGACCAGGCCGGAAACGGGGTATGGGTATATTCAGCCCAATCGACGGAAGTCTCTGGCCAAGAAGGGGCGGCTGACGGGCCATCCGGTCGCACGATTTGTCGAGAAGCCGAACCGGACCAAGGCGGCGCAATATTTACAGAACGGTCACTTTTATTGGAATAGCGGGATGTTTCTGTGGAAGGCCGCCACTATTCTCGAAGAAATTCAGCAGCACCAGCCGCAACTGGCGAAGGCGATTCAGCGGGTCCATGCGCTCATGGCCTCGGGCGCCGAGCCGGGACTGATCGAAGCAGCCTATAAGAAGGTGCCCTCTGTGTCGATCGATAACGGGGTCATGGAACAGTCGGCCAATGCAGCGATGATTCCGGTGGGATTCGGATGGTCGGACGTGGGCAATTGGAGCAGCCTCGAAGAGGTGGCCCCACGCGACAAGTCCGGGAACGTCGTCAGCGGACGCGTCATCGATATGGACAGCACCAATTCCGTGCTGTATGCCGATCGACGGGTCGTCGCAACCATCGGGCTTTCCGATATGGTGGTCGTGGACACGCCGGATGCCACGTTGATCTGTCCGAAGTCGCGCTCACAAGATGTGAAGCAGATGGTTGAGATCCTTAAGCAGCAGGGAGCTCCTGAACACTTGGAGCACTTGACCGTGTTTCGTCCCTGGGGATCCTACACCGTCTTGGAGGAAGGGCCCGGATATAAGGTGAAGCGGGTGACGGTGAACCCCGGAGGGCGCCTGTCGCTGCAACTCCATCATAAACGGAGCGAGCATTGGGTTGTCATAGCCGGGACTGCGCGGGTCACGAGGGGCGAAGAGCTCCTGGATCTGCGGGTGGGGCAGAGCACGGCCATCCCGGTCGAGACGCCCCATCGCCTTGAAAATCTCGGCACCGAGACGCTGCACATTATCGAGGTTCAGAACGGGCCCTATCTGGGTGAAGATGACATCGTGCGGTTTCAAGATGACTATGGCCGCCTGAACCGGGCGCGATAGGAGATCCAGATGGCGCTGTTTCGCGAATATGATTTAAGGGGCATTGTCGGAGAAGAACTCACGGAAGCGATCGCCGAGCAGGTGGGGCGCGCCTACGCCACCATGGCGCGGGAACAGGGGGCCTCGCGTATCAGCCTCGGCCGGGACGGGCGACTGAGTTCGCCCGGATTGCGAGAGGCCTTGCTCCGCGGCCTGCTGGCGGGCGGGCTCGATGTGGTCGACTTGGGACTCTGCGCGTCGCCGCTCCTGTACTTCTCCTTATTTACCCTGCCGGTCGACGGCGGCATCATGATCACAGGCAGCCACAATGCCGCAGAATACAACGGCTTTAAGATCTGCATCGGGAAAGAAGCGATTCACGGGGAAGAGATTCAGCGGTTGCGGCGGGTCATGGAGGCCGGTCAATTTACCACCGGTTCCGGACGACTCTCCTCTCATCCCATCATCCCGGACTACTTGGAGCATCTCAAAACGAATTTTTCCGGCGTGCGGGCGGACCATCTCCATGTCGTGATCGATTGCGGTAATGGCGCGGCTTCGTTGGTGGCCAAGCAGGCCCTTGAGCAGATGGGGTGTCGCGTGACCGGCCTCTATGACGAGTTGGACGGGCGATTCCCGAACCATCATCCCGATCCCACCGTGGTCGAGAATCTCCAAGACCTGATCACCACCGTGCAGAAACAGAAGGCGGATGTCGGCATCGGCTACGACGGGGATGCCGATCGAATCGGCGCGATCGACGAGCGGGGGGAGATCCTTTGGGGCGATCGCCTCATGATCGTCTACGCGCGGGACATCCTGACCCAGCGCCCGGGCACCACGTTCATCTCCGAGGTCAAGGCCTCGCAATGCCTGTACGACGACATTGCCGCCAAGGGCGGGCGTCCGATCATGTGGAAGACCGGTCACTCCCTAATGAAGGCCAAACTGAAAGCCGAATCGGCGGTCCTAGCCGGTGAAATGTCCGGCCATATGTTTTTTGCCGATCGCTATTTCGGGTTCGACGATGCCATCTATGCCTCCTGCCGGTTGGTTGAGATTCTCGCGAAAACCAAGCAATCGCTCTCCACTTTGGTCGCCGACCTGCCCCAGACGACTGTGACTCCGGAGATCCGGGTCGACTGCCCGGATACCCTGAAGTTTCTACTGGTCGATCAGGTGCGCACGCAATTGGCCGCCTATCTCAAGGACGGCAAACCCGTCGGCGCCTCGAATCTTCGCATGCGGGAGTTGGTGACGATAGACGGGGTTCGCGCCATTTTCGAGGACGGGTGGGGCTTGATTCGAGCCTCCAACACCCAACCCGCGCTGGTGCTCCGTTTTGAGGCCCCCTCGCCGGCCCGGCTGGATGTCATTCGCGCGACGATTGAAACCGAACTCGCGCAGGCACGACGTGTGCTATCGGCGTAGCGTGCCGCTCTCCTCCTATTCCCTCCGTCTCAATCTGTTCCTGGCCATCACGGTTCTGGCGGCAATCGTGGCGTCTGCCCCGCCGCTCTCTTCCGCCACAACGGATAGGCAGGCTTCCGCTCCTGCCGTGCTTCCATTTGCAAGCGGCGAGCGATTGTCTTACGACGTGACCTGGCTGGGCATGCGCGCGGGAATCGCGACCATGATCGTGCAAGAGGGGCAGGGCGAGGGAGGACGGCAGCAACTCACCTTCAACATGACGGCCCGATCGAGCCCGACCGTCACCAAGTTCTATCCCGTCGATAATCGAGGGGTTTCCATCGTCGATCGCGAATCCTTCCTGCCCAGACACATGACCTTTGCCCGCCGCGAGGGGAAGCGATTCAACGATTTCGACTATACCTTCCGGCACGGTGAAGGCCTGGTCACTGCCGTGAAAGACGGGAAAACGGACGAATTGTCGATTCCTCCCGATGCGCAGGACGCCATGTCGTGCTTGTACTATGTGCGCAAGGTGTTGCCGTTCGTCCCGGGGGCGTCGCTGGCGATGACGGTGCATCACGACAAAAAAAACTACAAGATGGAGGTGCGGGTCGAAGCCCTTGAAACGGTGGAGGGGGTGTGGGGAAAGCGGCAGACAGCCCGGGTGGTCGTCATCATGCCGTTCCAGGGCATTTTCCTGAACGAGGGCAATATTCGCGTCTGGTTCACAACCGATGAGCACCGAGTCCCCGTTAGAATGAAGGCTAAGGTTGTCGTGGGGTCGATTGTGGCTGAATTGACCGAGGGGTACGGAGCCACCTCACAGCCGTAATCTGCCCGCCTTGGTTTGCTCGTCCGGACGGAAACCGCTATAATCACGCCGAGTTCGTGGGGAGGACTTCGGCTCTGTCCGAGGCCCTCTTCATTTCGACCGGTCGTCGTTTGATCCACGAGGAATCCTGAGCATGGCGAAATTCCCCATTACACTGAGCCGTTTTATTATCGAACAACAGGCTGCGCATCCCGAAGCAACCGGCGAATTTTCCGTTCTGCTGACCCAGATCGGCCTCGTGGGAAAAATGATTGCGCATGACTTGCGCAGAGCCGGATTGAATAAGATCCTTGGCACCACCGGGGAGACCAATATTCAAGGTGAGGTGGTCAAGAAGCTCGATCAGATTGCCAATGATACTTTCGTGCGTGTGTTCGAGCACAGCGGTCTCGTGTGTGTTTTGGCTTCTGAAGAGATGGAAAAACCCCTGAAAATGGTTCATGAAGGAGCCAAGTATATGCTCCTGGTCGATCCGCTGGACGGATCCTCCAATACCGACGTCAATATGCCGTTGGGGGCCATTTTCTCCATCCGCAGATCGAAAACGGGGCAGTCAGTCGAAGATGAGTTGCTTCAAAAAGGGACTGAGCAGATCGCCGCAGGGTATGTGTTGTACGGGGCGAGCACCATGCTCGTGTTCACGGTCGGTCAGGGCGTGCATGGCTTTACCCTTGAGCCGTCCATCGGTGAATATCTCCTGTCCAACGAGAACATTCGAATTCCCTCGAAGGGCAAGGTGTATTCGGTCAATGAGGGCAACTACCATCGTTGGCCTTCCGGCACACAGAAATATCTCGATTGGCTGAAAGTGCAGGACAAGGCGACCGGGCGTCCCTATAGCGGCCGATACAGCGGGTGCCTGGTCGCGGATGTTCATCGCATTCTCCTGGGTGGGGGTATCTATTTGTATCCCGGGGAGAACGACAAGCCGGAAGGAAAACTGCGATTGATGTATGAGGGCAATCCGCTTGCGATGGTCGTGGAGCAGGCCGGAGGAAAAGCGACCACGGGGACGATGCGCATTCTCGACGTCGAACCGAAGGCCCTCCATCAGAGAGTGCCATTGATCATCGGGAGCGCTGAGGATGTGAGCCAGGCGGAAGCCTCTATTCAAGGACGTGCGTAACGACTCATGTGACTGAGGTTGGTTGGGAGGATGATTATGAGCAATCGGGTCCAGGAAATTCTGAGCTGGTATGAGAGTGACAATGCGGGAACGAAGACGAACATCGCGCGGCTGCTGAATCACGGCAAGCTGGCGGGCACGGGGAAATTGGTGATCCTGCCGGTAGACCAGGGATTCGA
This is a stretch of genomic DNA from Nitrospira sp.. It encodes these proteins:
- a CDS encoding HAD hydrolase family protein, translating into MFATDVDGVLTDAGMYYSESGDEWKKFNTHDGMGIKLLQKAGILTAIITQESTKIVMRRAQKLTIPEVHQGVYDKLAVLKELIARHGFSMDQVAYIGDDVNDLQALGAVGFSAAPADGMPPVLKTVRYVCKKKGGEGAVREVADLILAARQPR
- a CDS encoding mannose-1-phosphate guanylyltransferase/mannose-6-phosphate isomerase; translation: MTEHLYPVILAGGSGTRFWPLSRHLYPKQLLRIIGDETLIQQTMRRVLSCAKPEQVIISTNPGQADSIRVQLGEWKSALKDNYVVEPVGRNTAPAIALVAAELLLRDPHAMMLVLPADHVVTGEKAFKAAVELGVQLAEQGHLVTFGIKPTRPETGYGYIQPNRRKSLAKKGRLTGHPVARFVEKPNRTKAAQYLQNGHFYWNSGMFLWKAATILEEIQQHQPQLAKAIQRVHALMASGAEPGLIEAAYKKVPSVSIDNGVMEQSANAAMIPVGFGWSDVGNWSSLEEVAPRDKSGNVVSGRVIDMDSTNSVLYADRRVVATIGLSDMVVVDTPDATLICPKSRSQDVKQMVEILKQQGAPEHLEHLTVFRPWGSYTVLEEGPGYKVKRVTVNPGGRLSLQLHHKRSEHWVVIAGTARVTRGEELLDLRVGQSTAIPVETPHRLENLGTETLHIIEVQNGPYLGEDDIVRFQDDYGRLNRAR
- a CDS encoding phosphomannomutase/phosphoglucomutase, producing MALFREYDLRGIVGEELTEAIAEQVGRAYATMAREQGASRISLGRDGRLSSPGLREALLRGLLAGGLDVVDLGLCASPLLYFSLFTLPVDGGIMITGSHNAAEYNGFKICIGKEAIHGEEIQRLRRVMEAGQFTTGSGRLSSHPIIPDYLEHLKTNFSGVRADHLHVVIDCGNGAASLVAKQALEQMGCRVTGLYDELDGRFPNHHPDPTVVENLQDLITTVQKQKADVGIGYDGDADRIGAIDERGEILWGDRLMIVYARDILTQRPGTTFISEVKASQCLYDDIAAKGGRPIMWKTGHSLMKAKLKAESAVLAGEMSGHMFFADRYFGFDDAIYASCRLVEILAKTKQSLSTLVADLPQTTVTPEIRVDCPDTLKFLLVDQVRTQLAAYLKDGKPVGASNLRMRELVTIDGVRAIFEDGWGLIRASNTQPALVLRFEAPSPARLDVIRATIETELAQARRVLSA
- a CDS encoding DUF3108 domain-containing protein, giving the protein MPLSSYSLRLNLFLAITVLAAIVASAPPLSSATTDRQASAPAVLPFASGERLSYDVTWLGMRAGIATMIVQEGQGEGGRQQLTFNMTARSSPTVTKFYPVDNRGVSIVDRESFLPRHMTFARREGKRFNDFDYTFRHGEGLVTAVKDGKTDELSIPPDAQDAMSCLYYVRKVLPFVPGASLAMTVHHDKKNYKMEVRVEALETVEGVWGKRQTARVVVIMPFQGIFLNEGNIRVWFTTDEHRVPVRMKAKVVVGSIVAELTEGYGATSQP
- the fbp gene encoding class 1 fructose-bisphosphatase produces the protein MAKFPITLSRFIIEQQAAHPEATGEFSVLLTQIGLVGKMIAHDLRRAGLNKILGTTGETNIQGEVVKKLDQIANDTFVRVFEHSGLVCVLASEEMEKPLKMVHEGAKYMLLVDPLDGSSNTDVNMPLGAIFSIRRSKTGQSVEDELLQKGTEQIAAGYVLYGASTMLVFTVGQGVHGFTLEPSIGEYLLSNENIRIPSKGKVYSVNEGNYHRWPSGTQKYLDWLKVQDKATGRPYSGRYSGCLVADVHRILLGGGIYLYPGENDKPEGKLRLMYEGNPLAMVVEQAGGKATTGTMRILDVEPKALHQRVPLIIGSAEDVSQAEASIQGRA